Proteins co-encoded in one Melanotaenia boesemani isolate fMelBoe1 chromosome 23, fMelBoe1.pri, whole genome shotgun sequence genomic window:
- the klhdc10 gene encoding kelch domain-containing protein 10, with product MSDAEGVHSSDQLNKFERLSGRPPHRVALAGHRTPPARSGHRCVADNTNLYVFGGYNPDYDESGGSENEDYPLFRELWRYHFATGCWQQIRTEGYMPTELASMSAVLHGNNLLVFGGTGIPFGENNGNDVHVCNVKYKRWSLLNCRGKKPNRIYGQAMVIINGFLYVFGGTTGYIYSTDLHRLDLTSREWIHLKPNNPPDDLPEERYRHEIAHDGQRIYILGGGTSWTSYPLDKIHAYNLETNSWEEITTKPHEKIGYPAPRRCHSCVQIHNDVFICGGYNGELILADLWKLNLHNFQWNKLPAVMPEPAYFHCAAVTPAGCMYIHGGVVNIHENKRTGSLFKIWLAVPSLLELCWEKLLKAFPHLTSLRTMQLLNLGLTQELIERLK from the exons ATGTCGGACGCGGAAGGTGTTCACAGTtcagaccagctgaataaaTTCGAGAGACTGTCAGGCAGGCCGCCGCACAGAGTGGCGTTAGCAG GTCATCGAACTCCCCCTGCCCGTAGTGGGCATCGTTGTGTTGCTGACAACACTAACCTTTATGTGTTCGGAGGTTACAACCCTGACTATGATGAGTCAGGGGGCTCAGAGAATGAAGATTATCCACTGTTTAGGGAGCTTTGGAGGTACCACTTTGCCACAGGCTGCTGGCAGCAGATTCGGACAGAGGGGTACATGCCCACAGAGCTGGCTTCTATGTCAG ctgttttGCACGGTAACAACCTCCTGGTCTTTGGTGGAACCGGGATCCCTTTTGGTGAAAATAATGGTAACGACGTTCACGTTTGTAATGTGAAGTATAAGCGATGGTCGCTGCTCAACTGTCGAGGGAAGAAGCCCAACAGAATCTATGGACAG GCAATGGTCATTATTAATGGCTTCCTGTACGTGTTTGGAGGGACAACCGGCTACATTTACAGCACCGACCTGCACAGGCTGGACCTGACCAGCAGAGAGTGGATTCACCTCAAGCCCAACAACCCCCCAGATGACCTCCCCGAGGAACG ATACAGGCATGAAATAGCGCATGATGGACAGAGAATCTATATTCTAGGAGGAGGAACGTCATGGACATCTTATCCTTTGGATAAG aTACATGCTTACAATCTAGAAACTAATTCTTGGGAGGAGATTACAACAAAACCTCATGAAAAAATAG GGTATCCTGCTCCCAGACGATGCCATAGCTGTGTACAGATACATAATG ATGTATTTATCTGTGGAGGCTACAATGGGGAATTGATATTAGCGGATCTGTGGAAGCTCAACCTGCACAATTTCCAGTGGAATAAACTACCAGCAGTGATGCCTGAGCCAGCCTACTTTCATTGTGCTGCTGTTACCCCA GCGGGTTGCATGTACATCCATGGTGGAGTAGTGAACATCCATGAGAACAAAAGAACTGGTTCTCTGTTCAAGATCTGGCTGGCTGTTCCCAGCCTGCTGGAGCTATGCTGGGAGAAGCTCCTCAAGGCCTTTCCGCACCTGACTTCTCTCCGCACCATGCAGCTGCTCAACCTGGGCCTCACGCAGGAGCTCATTGAACGCTTGAAATAG
- the zc3hc1 gene encoding nuclear-interacting partner of ALK — MATLGGSRGDRVGNSNQHKSSFVSPEKVREILNEGVSSPDNGSNSGQRDSNVLEVESNTQAPCEATNKEAFFSRVESYSCLKWAGKPRILSPLMCARYGWINVACDMLKCSSCQAFLCASLQPTLDFEKYETRIAEISKQLQTQHEKFCPWPYFPCPERFWVVPASEPSTLLAAFLERFQSACLLSQQLPAMKPEQLKSMSLTEDVISVILQLIEEEQKRKGDLTCSEPLTVQVAACIVSLCGWAASPALHAMNLPIITCSYCMRKVGLWNFHQMEGAGDDAEVSSNASGPSAHAAVPASGIASESSGDPSTSASPTPPATPCRMKLRSQDSTRSDQTEGTSSPMASRARSRDSPSPSEELPSPLTRGKRPATRSRGQAESLGTDSAASLYSPKRFCLSTFGGPDGPLHKSTFDPLAQHRDWCPWIAVGKENANPGVIPVFDKGSALNQQGWKAALDLLMPMKKNSDAHGDSPALGPRDKSKRVFAIFRQWQVSSPSQ, encoded by the exons ATGGCGACTCTCGGTGGCAGTCGTGGGGATCGTGTCGGTAATTCTAATCAGCACAAGTCCTCTTTTGTTTCTCCAGAAAAAGTTCGTGAAATTCTTAATGAGGGCGTATCATCACCGGACAACGGTTCAAACAG TGGACAAAGAGATTCAAATGTTCTGGAAGTAGAAAGCAACACTCAAGCACCTTGCGAGGCAACAAACAAAGAAGCTTTTTTCTCCAGAGTGGAATCATATTCA TGTTTGAAATGGGCAGGCAAACCCCGCATACTGTCCCCTCTGATGTGTGCCAGGTATGGTTGGATCAACGTTGCCTGTGATATGCTCAAGTGCTCCAGCTGCCAGGCTTTCCTTTGTGCGTCTCTACAACCAACTTtagattttgaaaaat ATGAAACACGTATTGCAGAAATATCAAAGCAGCTTCAGACACAGCATGAAAAGTTTTGTCCTTGGCCTTACTTTCCATGCCCAG AGAGGTTCTGGGTGGTTCCAGCCTCTGAACCATCAACCCTTCTTGCTGCTTTTTTGGAGCGCTTCCAGAGTGCCTGTCTGCTTTCACAGCAGCTGCCAGCTATGAAGCCAGAGCAGCTGAAATCCAtg TCTTTGACAGAGGATGTCATCAGTGTTATACTTCAGCTGATTGaggaagaacaaaaaagaaagggagaCCTTACATGCTCTGAACCATTGACTGTCCAGGTGGCTGCATGTATCGTTTCTCTCTGTGGCTGGGCGGCAAG cCCAGCTCTTCACGCCATGAACCTGCCTATCATCACCTGCTCCTATTGTATGCGGAAGGTGGGATTGTGGAACTTTCACCAAATGGAGGGGGCTGGAGATGATGCAGAAGTCTCATCAAATGCTTCGGGACCCTCTGCTCATGCGGCTGTGCCTGCATCAGGTATCGCCAGTGAGAGCTCAGGAGACCCTTCTACATCTGCTTCACCAACCCCACCTGCAACTCCATGTCGCATGAAGCTAAGGAGCCAGGACTCCACCCGCTCTGACCAG ACTGAGGGGACCTCATCTCCCATGGCTTCACGTGCTCGAAGCAGAGACTCACCCAGTCCCAGCGAAGAGCTGCCAAGTCCTTTGACAAGGGGCAAGAGGCCTGCAACTCGAAGTCGAGGACAAGCAGAAAGCTTGGGAACTGATAGCGCTGCCAGCCTATACTCTCCCAAACGCTTTTGCCTGTCAACATTTGGTGGTCCT GATGGCCCTCTGCACAAGAGTACATTTGACCCTCTCGCACAGCACAGGGATTGGTGTCCCTGGATTGCTGTGGGGAAGGAGAATGCGAATCCAGGGGTTATCCCCGTTTTTGATAAAGGCTCAGCACTTAATCAGCAGGGCTGGAAAGCTGCTCTTGACCTCCTCATGCCCATGAAGAAAAACTCGGATGCACATGGAGACAGTCCAGCACTG GGCCCTCGTGACAAGTCAAAAAGAGTGTTTGCTATATTCCGTCAGTGGCAGGTATCCTCTCCATCTCAGTAG